A section of the Alkalihalobacillus sp. LMS39 genome encodes:
- a CDS encoding YqzM family protein: MSQFEKKVQCRRNDAIDTAVGFIVPFGFFALIFVIATLVDVFGNM, translated from the coding sequence ATGAGCCAATTCGAAAAGAAAGTTCAATGCAGACGTAACGACGCTATCGATACTGCTGTCGGTTTCATTGTTCCTTTTGGTTTTTTTGCATTAATTTTTGTTATTGCAACACTCGTTGACGTATTCGGTAACATGTAA
- the holA gene encoding DNA polymerase III subunit delta, which translates to MSYLHTKRNIEKNKISPVYLLTGTEAFLIDDITHSVVNQTLKEAERDFNLSVFEMKETPVDMAIEDAQTLPFLGEKRVVIVKEAYFLTGQRDEAKIEHNVKALEEYVQNPASETVLIITAPYEKLDERKKITKALKSNAEIVDSKEFDEKMTLEWLTAQAHEFGADITEKGKETLIQLQSGNLLMIANEVKKLALYVGEGGTIDEDIVHLLVARTIEQDIFSMIDHVIHRRIEKGLDIFFDLLRQKEDPLKVVALLARQFRILYMVSEMSKQGYSQKQMASQLKLHPYVVKLVGQQAKKFNERQLLLWLDGLATVDFQIKTGQMDKKLAVELFLMKMNPQENAVSKA; encoded by the coding sequence ATGTCTTATTTACATACGAAACGAAATATCGAAAAAAATAAAATCTCTCCTGTTTATTTACTAACAGGTACGGAAGCCTTTTTAATTGATGATATTACCCATTCCGTTGTCAATCAAACATTAAAAGAGGCAGAAAGGGATTTTAATTTATCTGTATTTGAGATGAAGGAAACGCCTGTAGACATGGCAATTGAAGATGCACAAACATTACCTTTTCTTGGTGAAAAAAGAGTGGTCATTGTGAAAGAAGCTTACTTTCTTACTGGCCAAAGAGACGAAGCAAAAATTGAACATAATGTAAAAGCACTTGAAGAGTATGTGCAAAACCCCGCAAGTGAAACAGTCCTAATTATTACAGCACCATACGAGAAATTGGATGAACGGAAAAAAATAACAAAGGCACTAAAGTCAAACGCTGAAATTGTCGATTCAAAAGAATTTGATGAAAAAATGACGCTGGAATGGTTAACAGCCCAAGCTCATGAGTTTGGCGCGGATATTACAGAAAAGGGGAAGGAAACGTTAATTCAATTGCAAAGTGGAAATTTACTCATGATCGCCAATGAAGTGAAAAAGCTTGCTTTGTATGTTGGTGAAGGGGGAACGATTGATGAGGATATTGTTCATTTGTTAGTCGCGAGAACGATTGAACAAGATATTTTTTCAATGATTGACCATGTGATTCATCGTCGAATTGAAAAAGGGTTAGATATCTTTTTTGATTTACTTCGCCAAAAAGAAGATCCGTTAAAAGTGGTTGCGTTATTAGCAAGGCAGTTTCGTATTTTATACATGGTCAGTGAGATGAGTAAACAGGGCTATTCTCAAAAGCAAATGGCCTCTCAATTAAAGCTACATCCTTATGTTGTCAAGCTTGTTGGTCAACAAGCGAAAAAGTTTAATGAGCGCCAATTATTATTATGGTTAGATGGGTTAGCGACGGTGGATTTTCAAATTAAAACAGGACAAATGGATAAAAAATTAGCTGTTGAATTATTTTTAATGAAAATGAACCCACAAGAAAATGCAGTTTCCAAAGCATAA
- the rpsT gene encoding 30S ribosomal protein S20, whose product MPNIKSAIKRVKTSDKKRAQNAAVKSALRTAIKSFETKVANNDVESAKEALLVAIKKLDKAANKGLIHKNAASRQKSRLQKQLNSISA is encoded by the coding sequence ATGCCTAACATTAAATCAGCGATTAAGCGTGTAAAAACAAGTGATAAAAAACGTGCACAAAATGCTGCTGTTAAATCAGCTTTACGTACTGCAATTAAAAGCTTTGAAACTAAAGTAGCTAACAACGACGTTGAGAGTGCAAAAGAAGCTCTTTTAGTTGCGATTAAAAAGCTTGACAAAGCAGCAAACAAAGGCCTTATTCATAAAAATGCAGCTTCACGTCAAAAATCTCGTTTACAAAAACAGCTTAACAGCATTTCAGCATAA